TACAAATCTCATCTAATTTTTTCCTTCTATAAAGTTACAGATATAACTTTATCTACATTTATTTTATTTTAAACTGAACCCTCTATTCTATAGACTAGATTCCGTGTCAAGCACGGAATGACGGAACACGCGTCATCCTGAACTTGATTCAGGATCTAGCTTGACAATTGTTTAACATTAACTCACACACTTTTTTATCTCTTTGGATATGTTCCCATATCTTCATGGGCCTTTATTCTAAAAAAAGTATATGGGGCAAACTTCGTTGGTAATGTTATAGGATTGACATTTCCACTATGAACCTCTTCCCAGACTTTGCCATTTTTAGCTCTTAACATTTTTAGCTTTAAGTAGACTACGCCATCTCTTTCATATGTTGTGCCTATCTCATTATCAACTAACTCTATTTTTGAGTTTTTTGGAGCTACTACTTCAAGCTCACCATTTGGAAGAGTTTTATATTTACACATAAAAAACTCTCCACTTTCATCAGCTTGTCCACTTACTTGATGCGTGCCTAGCTGCATAGTAAAGTCTAAACTTTGTGTATCATGTTTTTCAAAAGGTCTTGAGATTAAGTAAGCATCTGTATAGCCACGATTTTGTAGACTCTCTAGCTCGTACTGATATTTTCTAGCCTCATACTTGTCATCATAGTAGTCATCTATGGCATTTCTATATGCTTTTGCAGTTACTGCCGCGTAGTAAGATGTTTTTGTTCGACCTTCTATCTTTAGAGAATCTACAACTCCGCTATCTAGTATCTCATCTATATGAGAGGCAAGATTTAAGTCCTTTGAGTTCATAATATAAGTCCCAACGCCCTCATCTTCTTCTAACTTAAAAAGTGTTCCCGTTTCAGGATTTGCAGCATAGATCTCATAAGGAAATCTACAATCATTAGCACAACTTCCACGATTTGGAACTCGCCCACTTTGAAGAGTAGAGATAAGGCATCTTCCACTATATGCAAAACACATAGAACCATGAACAAAAACTTCAAGCTCTAGATCTGGAAGCTCTTTTTTTATAGCTA
This sequence is a window from Sulfurimonas hongkongensis. Protein-coding genes within it:
- a CDS encoding peptidase U32 family protein, translated to MSRVELLSPAGTLEKLKIALDFGADAVYGGVSHFSLRIRSGKEFSMEEFKEGIDYAHARGKKVYATINGFPFNSQLSLLKKHILAMAELEPDAFIVATPGVLKLAHELAPQIPIHLSTQANVMNVLDAKIFYEMGATRIITAREISLKDLVAIKKELPDLELEVFVHGSMCFAYSGRCLISTLQSGRVPNRGSCANDCRFPYEIYAANPETGTLFKLEEDEGVGTYIMNSKDLNLASHIDEILDSGVVDSLKIEGRTKTSYYAAVTAKAYRNAIDDYYDDKYEARKYQYELESLQNRGYTDAYLISRPFEKHDTQSLDFTMQLGTHQVSGQADESGEFFMCKYKTLPNGELEVVAPKNSKIELVDNEIGTTYERDGVVYLKLKMLRAKNGKVWEEVHSGNVNPITLPTKFAPYTFFRIKAHEDMGTYPKR